The following are from one region of the Betta splendens chromosome 15, fBetSpl5.4, whole genome shotgun sequence genome:
- the LOC114870367 gene encoding G-protein coupled receptor 4-like, translating to IRLLVTRVDSSSVLQVQKDQVVPVYIINVLLSDLIQLCCMVVEVSLQPLNSDLFFFVYYFGVVAGVGFMVCVALERYLVVAWPLWYRFRRTLGVSLAVSAVVWTLPLLYILPVHFQADFVVSETILAVVFLLPYPLLLFFLGGTLRALYTSISVPAAEKRRIVAVLVLVVLIYTLIFLPSAIWSLAEDARSNNTFSDKQYKTNIKLTMSFTIRT from the exons ATTAGGCTCCTCGTGACCAGAGTggattcctcctctgtcctgcaggtccagAAGGATCAAGTTGTTCCTGTCTACATCATCAACGTCCTCCTTTCTGACCTGATTCAGCTCTGCTGCATGGTGGTTGAAGTGTCGCTTCAGCCGCTCAACTCCGacctcttcttcttcgtctacTACTTCGGTGTGGTGGCCGGCGTGGGCTTCATGGTGTGCGTGGCTCTGGAGAG GTACCTGGTGGTGGCCTGGCCGCTGTGGTACCGCTTCAGACGAACGCTGGGCGTCTCGCTGGCGGTCTCTGCCGTGGTCTggactcttcctctgctctACATCCTCCCTGTGCATTTCCAGGCGGACTTTGTCGTCAGTGAAACCATTCTGGCCGTGGTCTTCCTGCTGCCCTACCCGCTGCTCCTGTTCTTCCTCGGCGGGACCCTCAGAGCCTTGTACACCTCCATCAGCGTCCCTGCTGCTGAAAAGCGGAGGATTGtggcggttctggttctggtggtgctCATTTACACGCTGATTTTCCTGCCCAGTGCCATTTGGTCGCTGGCAGAAGATGCCAGAAGTAACAACACCTTCAGCGACAAACAATATAAAACGAATATAAAACTAACTATGTCATTTACAATAAGGACATGA
- the LOC114870373 gene encoding G-protein coupled receptor 4-like, whose protein sequence is MEKSNVTGCSTCSSVDGLFVVTLAIIALCLPLTLLAAYSLFTLVQKDQVVPVYIINVLLSDLIQLCCMVVEVSLQPLNSDLFFFVYYFGVVAGVGFMVCVALERYLVVAWPLWYRFRRTLGVSLAVSAVVWTLPLLYILPVHFQADFVVSETILAVVFLLPYPLLLFFLGGTLRALYTSISVPAAEKRRIVAVLVLVVLIYTLIFLPSAIWSLAEDARSNNTFSDLSFTIIKFSPLADLFLYVFLKQGGLGDKLLAFVCCTMERNGISRSA, encoded by the exons ATGGAGAAGTCCAACGTCACCGGCTGCTCCACTTGTAGCAGCGTGGACGGCCTGTTTGTGGTGACTCTCGCCATCATTGCTCTCTGCCTTCCTTTGACCTTGCTGGCTGCCTACTCCCTGTTTACGCTG gtccagAAGGATCAAGTTGTTCCCGTCTACATCATCAACGTCCTCCTTTCTGACCTGATTCAGCTCTGCTGCATGGTGGTTGAAGTGTCGCTTCAGCCGCTCAACTCCGacctcttcttcttcgtctacTACTTCGGTGTGGTGGCCGGCGTGGGCTTCATGGTGTGCGTGGCTCTGGAGAG GTACCTGGTGGTGGCCTGGCCGCTGTGGTACCGCTTCAGACGAACGCTGGGCGTCTCGCTGGCGGTCTCTGCCGTGGTCTggactcttcctctgctctACATCCTCCCTGTGCATTTCCAGGCGGACTTTGTCGTCAGTGAAACCATTCTGGCCGTGGTCTTCCTGCTGCCCTACCCGCTGCTCCTGTTCTTCCTCGGCGGGACCCTCAGAGCCTTGTACACCTCCATCAGCGTCCCTGCTGCTGAAAAGCGGAGGATTGtggcggttctggttctggtggtgctCATTTACACGCTGATTTTCCTGCCCAGTGCCATTTGGTCGCTGGCAGAAGATGCCAGAAGTAACAACACCTTCAGCGATTTGTCCTTCACTATAATCAAGTTCAGTCCTTTGGCCGACTTGTTCCTGTATGTTTTCCTAAAGCAGGGAGGACTCGGGGACAAGCTTCTGGCCTTTGTCTGTTGCACAATGGAAAGAAATGGCATCAGTAGATCAGCATGA
- the LOC114870375 gene encoding pyridoxal kinase-like isoform X2 codes for MSHVIRDQAPEPKSQRGGSVHSPKQLKYVPQNLYPVYKNKLVPVADIITPNQFEAELLTGKNISTEKDAVEVMDLLHAMGPDTVVITSSNLPSRLGDRFLVSLGSQRHVRPDGSRTTQRVRIEVPKVDAVFVGTGDLFAAMLLAWTHHYPNDLKTACEKTFSVMHHVIQRTISYAHELAGPGRRPSPPQLELRMVQSKADIEDPAIVTEATVIS; via the exons ATGAGTCATGTTATCAGAG ACCAAGCTCCAGAACCGAAGTCACAGCGCGGAGGCTCCGTTCACAGCCCGAAGCAGCTCAAG TACGTCCCCCAGAACCTTTACCCAGTCTATAAGAACAAGTTGGTTCCGGTGGCTGACATCATTACTCCTAACCAGTTTGAGGCTGA attattgacaggtaaaaacatcagcacagaGAAAGACGCTGTAGAG GTCATGGACCTTCTGCATGCTATGGGCCCAGACACAGTGGTCATCACCTCCTCAAATCTGCCCTCCAGACTAGGAGACCGCTTCCTTGTGTCTTTGGGCAGCCAGCGTCACG TTCGTCCAGACGGAAGCAGAACGACACAAAGAGTTCGAATAGAGGTTCCCAAAGTGGATGCTGTGTTCGTAGGAACTGGAGACTTGTTTGCAGCTATGCTGCTAGCATGGACACACCACTACCCCAATGACCTCAAG ACGGCCTGTGAGAAGACCTTTTCTGTGATGCACCATGTGATCCAGAGGACCATATCTTATGCTCACG AGTTAGCAGGTCCTGGTCGGAGGCCCAGTCCGccccagctggagctcagaatGGTTCAAAGTAAAGCTGACATAGAAGACCCAGCTATAGTTACGGAGGCCACAGTCATATCCTAA
- the LOC114870375 gene encoding pyridoxal kinase-like isoform X1, with translation MFLPVVCFCNFCGSVCSDQAPEPKSQRGGSVHSPKQLKYVPQNLYPVYKNKLVPVADIITPNQFEAELLTGKNISTEKDAVEVMDLLHAMGPDTVVITSSNLPSRLGDRFLVSLGSQRHVRPDGSRTTQRVRIEVPKVDAVFVGTGDLFAAMLLAWTHHYPNDLKTACEKTFSVMHHVIQRTISYAHELAGPGRRPSPPQLELRMVQSKADIEDPAIVTEATVIS, from the exons ATGTTTCTGCCCGTTGTCTGTTTTTGTAACTTCTGTGGTTCCGTCTGTTCAGACCAAGCTCCAGAACCGAAGTCACAGCGCGGAGGCTCCGTTCACAGCCCGAAGCAGCTCAAG TACGTCCCCCAGAACCTTTACCCAGTCTATAAGAACAAGTTGGTTCCGGTGGCTGACATCATTACTCCTAACCAGTTTGAGGCTGA attattgacaggtaaaaacatcagcacagaGAAAGACGCTGTAGAG GTCATGGACCTTCTGCATGCTATGGGCCCAGACACAGTGGTCATCACCTCCTCAAATCTGCCCTCCAGACTAGGAGACCGCTTCCTTGTGTCTTTGGGCAGCCAGCGTCACG TTCGTCCAGACGGAAGCAGAACGACACAAAGAGTTCGAATAGAGGTTCCCAAAGTGGATGCTGTGTTCGTAGGAACTGGAGACTTGTTTGCAGCTATGCTGCTAGCATGGACACACCACTACCCCAATGACCTCAAG ACGGCCTGTGAGAAGACCTTTTCTGTGATGCACCATGTGATCCAGAGGACCATATCTTATGCTCACG AGTTAGCAGGTCCTGGTCGGAGGCCCAGTCCGccccagctggagctcagaatGGTTCAAAGTAAAGCTGACATAGAAGACCCAGCTATAGTTACGGAGGCCACAGTCATATCCTAA
- the LOC114870368 gene encoding mas-related G-protein coupled receptor member A6-like yields the protein MDYHSNSMEYNDDHFQRSYEFDHRKAELVTKWLMWAIGIISLPLNGAVIFATFSQVQRDVTRIYVMNLLVSDLLQLCFMMALLPNDETFILFYAYHFSLMASVGFRTCLALERCSVILCPRVSCFRQSIVCGVVCLFLWLVPLCVFIFAMFVPVSIVHVIYLLLPCPFLISTLVISLISLCVNSSVNLSLKHRVVGSVVLLVLVHMLLIIPSLIVWLSGGTGSYILDHVPYVILKLVPLADTFLYFFLTKRDTDNNLGNSVNRPVMNDESSHINSSV from the exons ATGGATTATCACAGCAACTCCATGGAGTACAATGATGATCATTTCCAAAGATCCTATGAGTTTGACCATAGAAAGGCTGAATTGGTCACAAAATGGTTGATGTGGGCAATCGGTATCATCAGCCTCCCGTTGAACGGAGCGGTCATCTTCGCTACGTTTTCTCAG GTGCAGAGGGACGTGACTCGGATCTATGTCATGAACCTTCTGGTCTctgacctcctgcagctctgctttatGATGGCTTTATTACCAAACGATGAGACTTTCATCTTGTTCTATGCCTACCATTTCAGTCTGATGGCCAGCGTTGGCTTCAGGACGTGCCTCGCTTTGGAAAG GTGTTCAGTGATCTTGTGCCCACGAGTCTCCTGCTTCAGACAGTCTATTGTCTGTGGAGTAGTTTGCCTCTTTCTGTGGTTGGTTCCTCTTTGCGTTTTCATCTTTGCTATGTTTGTACCAGTATCAATTGTCCATGTCATctacctcctccttccatgTCCCTTCCTCATCTCCACTCTTGTTATATCCCTTATAtctctgtgtgtaaacagcagcgTTAATCTCAGTCTAAAGCACAGAGTCGTGGGcagtgtggttctgctggtgcttGTTCACATGTTGCTTATTATTCCCTCTCTGATTGTATGGCTGTCGGGAGGTACAGGAAGCTATATACTGGATCATGTGCCATATGTTATTCTCAAGCTGGTTCCACTTGCAGACACGTTTCTGTATTTCTTCCTGACCAAAAGAGACACAGACAATAACTTAGGTAACAGTGTGAACAGGCCAGTGATGAACGACGAGAGCAGCCACATCAACAGCTCTGTGTAG
- the LOC114870371 gene encoding G-protein coupled receptor 4-like codes for MEKSNVTAGCSTCSSVDGLFVVTLAIIALCLPLTLLAAYSLFTLVQKDQVVPVYIINVLLSDLIQLCCMVVEVSLQPLNSDLFFFVYYFGVVAGVGFMVCVALERYLVVAWPLWYRFRRTLGVSLAVSAVVWTLPLLYILPVHFQADFVVSETILAVVFLLPYPLLLFFLGGTLRALYTSISVPAAEKRRIVAVLVLVVLIYTLIFLPSAIWSLAEDARSNNTFSDLSFTIIKFSPLADLFLYVFLKQGGLGDKLLAFVCCTMERNDISRSA; via the exons ATGGAGAAGTCCAACGTCACCGCCGGCTGCTCCACTTGTAGCAGCGTAGACGGCCTGTTTGTGGTGACTCTCGCCATCATTGCTCTCTGCCTTCCTTTGACCTTGCTGGCTGCCTACTCCCTGTTTACGCTG gtccagAAGGATCAAGTTGTTCCCGTCTACATCATCAACGTCCTCCTTTCTGACCTGATTCAGCTCTGCTGCATGGTGGTTGAAGTGTCGCTTCAGCCGCTCAACTCCGacctcttcttcttcgtctacTACTTCGGTGTGGTGGCCGGCGTGGGCTTCATGGTGTGCGTGGCTCTGGAGAG GTACCTGGTGGTGGCCTGGCCGCTGTGGTACCGCTTCAGACGAACGCTGGGCGTCTCGCTGGCGGTCTCTGCCGTGGTCTggactcttcctctgctctACATCCTCCCTGTGCATTTCCAGGCGGACTTTGTCGTCAGTGAAACCATTCTGGCCGTGGTCTTCCTGCTGCCCTACCCGCTGCTCCTGTTCTTCCTCGGCGGGACCCTCAGAGCCTTGTACACCTCCATCAGCGTCCCTGCTGCTGAAAAGCGGAGGATTGtggcggttctggttctggtggtgctCATTTACACGCTGATTTTCCTGCCCAGTGCCATTTGGTCGCTGGCAGAAGATGCCAGGAGTAACAACACCTTCAGCGATTTGTCCTTCACTATAATCAAGTTCAGTCCTCTAGCCGACTTGTTCCTGTATGTTTTCCTAAAGCAGGGAGGACTCGGGGACAAGCTTCTGGCCTTTGTCTGTTGCACAATGGAAAGAAATGACATCAGTAGATCAGCATGA
- the LOC114870365 gene encoding pyridoxal kinase-like isoform X2, whose product MPCSVHSEPCSPGICGQQERLVPVTGYSHWKGQVLTADELHVLYEGIKLNNVHHYDYVLTGYTRDTSFLEMVVDIVQELKAANPNLVYVCDPVLGDHGSMYVPQNLYPVYKNKVVPVADIITPNQFEAELLTGKNISTEKDAVEVMDLLHAMGPDTVVITSSDLPSRLGDRFLVSLGSQRHVRPDGSRTTQRVRIEVPKVDAVFVGTGDLFAAMLLAWTHHYPNDLKTACEKTFSVMHHVIQRTISYAHELAGPGRRPSPPQLELRMVQSKADIEDPAIVTEATVIS is encoded by the exons GTTATTCCCACTGGAAAGGCCAAGTGTTGACAGCGGATGAGCTCCATGTCCTCTATGAAGGCATCaagctgaacaacgttcaccacTATGACTATGTTTTAACAG GGTATACCAGAGACACATCCTTCCTAGAGATGGTGGTGGACATTGTCCaggagctgaaagcagccaacCCCAACCTGGTGTACG TGTGCGACCCTGTCCTTGGCGATCATGGATCTATG TACGTCCCCCAGAACCTTTACCCAGTCTATAAGAACAAGGTGGTTCCTGTGGCTGACATCATTACTCCTAACCAGTTCGAGGCTGA ATTATTGACaggtaaaaacatcagcacagaGAAAGACGCTGTAGAG GTCATGGACCTTCTGCATGCTATGGGCCCAGACACAGTGGTCATCACCTCCTCAGATCTGCCCTCCAGACTAGGAGACCGCTTCCTCGTGTCTTTGGGCAGCCAGCGTCACG TTCGTCCAGACGGAAGCAGAACGACACAAAGAGTTCGAATAGAGGTTCCCAAAGTGGATGCTGTGTTTGTAGGAACTGGAGACTTGTTTGCTGCTATGCTGCTAGCGTGGACACACCACTACCCCAATGACCTCAAG ACGGCCTGTGAGAAGACCTTTTCTGTGATGCACCATGTGATCCAGAGGACCATATCTTATGCTCACG AGTTAGCAGGTCCTGGTCGGAGGCCCAGTCCGccccagctggagctcagaatGGTTCAAAGTAAAGCTGACATAGAAGACCCAGCTATAGTTACGGAGGCCACAGTCATATCCTAA